From Daphnia pulicaria isolate SC F1-1A chromosome 4, SC_F0-13Bv2, whole genome shotgun sequence, one genomic window encodes:
- the LOC124337300 gene encoding histone H4: MTGRGKGGKGLGKGGAKRHRKVLRDNIQGITKPAIRRLARRGGVKRISGLIYEETRGVLKVFLENVIRDAVTYTEHAKRKTVTAMDVVYALKRQGRTLYGFGG, translated from the coding sequence ATGACTGGTCGCGGCAAAGGAGGAAAAGGACTCGGCAAGGGAGGCGCCAAACGTCATCGCAAAGTTTTGCGTGACAACATCCAGGGAATCACCAAGCCGGCCATCCGTCGTCTTGCCCGCCGTGGTGGTGTCAAGCGAATCTCTGGTCTCATCTACGAGGAGACCCGCGGTGTGTTGAAGGTGTTCCTTGAGAACGTGATTCGTGACGCCGTCACCTACACTGAACACGCCAAGAGGAAGACGGTGACGGCCATGGACGTCGTCTACGCGCTGAAACGCCAGGGCCGCACTCTGTACGGTTTCGGCGGTTAA
- the LOC124337224 gene encoding histone H3, translated as MARTKQTARKSTGGKAPRKQLATKAARKSAPATGGVKKPHRYRPGTVALREIRRYQKSTELLIRKLPFQRLVREIAQDFKTDLRFQSSAVMALQEASEAYLVGLFEDTNLCAIHAKRVTIMPKDIQLARRIRGERA; from the coding sequence ATGGCTCGTACTAAGCAGACCGCTCGTAAATCCACCGGTGGCAAGGCGCCCCGCAAACAGTTGGCCACCAAAGCCGCTCGCAAGAGTGCGCCGGCCACTGGAGGAGTCAAGAAACCCCATCGTTATCGTCCCGGCACCGTCGCCCTTCGTGAGATCCGTCGCTACCAAAAGTCGACCGAGCTTCTCATCCGCAAGTTGCCATTCCAGCGCTTGGTCAGAGAAATCGCCCAGGATTTCAAGACCGACTTGCGTTTCCAGAGCTCGGCCGTCATGGCCCTGCAGGAGGCCAGCGAGGCTTACTTGGTGGGTCTTTTCGAAGACACCAACTTGTGCGCTATCCACGCCAAGCGAGTCACCATCATGCCTAAAGACATCCAACTCGCTCGCCGTATTCGTGGTGAACGTGCTTAA
- the LOC124336945 gene encoding uncharacterized protein LOC124336945 isoform X2, whose translation MSTRQPSSPIVAQYLHIWTRRRTAFLLLLVLSTKWTDGGGITIRPSGPAAGFVEDTSFNLTCFSSRPGNVTWALPVHSSDELDNIQIKDLQKRAHLTTLREGDVFVAVLSVVKAKRSDSGRYTCHPVGVDPVDLKAQSETFPCVHIFISWKGAVGVELNPLKSVYVVGNPSQQLFVVPCFNYFPSQHFSMVDLALQKRKLPQIGSPDTLWESVDLSAKSYFNWSFADYRGIAIRHPKSGEYRCGAVTFNSTCPVPKWSLYSFFIVQESVEKEAVEDDKDQRPRIRPTSTPFLIFPSGSTFSLFCKTDALAAHQWNVNWRLPFAFHNDDYDTAQVKNLGQRVVATLAKANGKSSQSDYSVLTITNASHLDTGYYTCHRADNDSNSVRQYVFIQDWNALVAAPLNKYLEFGKEEAMIGCRPTHPSVQMSLERIADDGTPVTVYSPAKDSNKDMGDWSYNVFEGFKYTKRISWETEGTYLCVGRKNYLEGPSRHRSAVVTHELYLRVRGIELTMSFSDGNKAGTIAEGDAVQLTCRSQEWQQQDRDNLPNLTWHWTRRDEQNVSVTLELGSGPGPDGVGRIAESTRRNGYGLSHLSWTNISSQAAGTYKCTHQQSGVSASYILAVSTASDGQQLKNGNSRLLCGLDSLFTAEGMWFLTHIVVLLKIY comes from the exons ATGTCCACCAGACAGCCGTCGTCGCCAATCGTCGCCCAGTACCTACACATCTGGACTCGAA GGAGGACAGCTTTTCTACTGCTCCTTGTCCTGTCCACGAAATGGACCGATGGTGGTGGCATCACCATCAGGCCGTCTGGCCCAGCGGCGGGCTTCGTCGAAGACACTTCGTTCAATCTGACGTGCTTTTCCAGCCGCCCAGGTAATGTCACCTGGGCTCTACCCGTTCATTCCAGCGACGAACTGGATAACATCCAGATCAAG GATTTACAGAAACGTGCCCATCTGACGACTTTACGCGAAGGAGATGTTTTTGTAGCCGTTCTGAGCGTCGTGAAAGCCAAGAGATCCGATTCGGGACGTTACACTTGTCACCCCGTTGGCGTCGATCCAGTCGACTTGAAGGCTCAATCTGAAACCTTTCCATGTGTACACATCTTCATCTCAT GGAAAGGAGCCGTCGGCGTCGAGCTGAATCCGTTGAAGAGCGTCTACGTCGTCGGCAACCCTTCGCAGCAGCTGTTTGTCGTGCCCTGCTTCAACTATTTCCCCAGCCAGCATTTCTCCATGGTGGATTTGGCTCTGCAGAAGAGAAAACTACCGCAAATCGGTTCGCCAGACACTTTATGGGAATCG GTTGATCTCTCGGCGAAAAGTTATTTCAACTGGTCGTTTGCCGACTACAGGGGCATCGCCATTCGTCATCCCAAGAGCGGCGAGTACAGGTGCGGGGCCGTCACGTTCAACAGCACGTGCCCCGTACCCAAATGGTCCCTCTACAGTTTTTTCATCGTCCAAG aatcgGTGGAGAAGGAAGCCGTTGAAGACGACAAGGACCAGCGGCCCCGCATTAGGCCGACTTCTACGCCGTTTCTCATCTTTCCGTCGGGCTCTACTTTTAGTTTGTTCTGTAAAACGGACGCTTTGGCCGCTCACCAGTGGAATGTCAATTGGCGGCTGCCGTTCGCCTTCCACAACGACGACTACGACACGGCCCAAGTCAAGAATCTTGGCCAGCGAGTCGTCGCCACGCTGGCCAAAGCCAACGGCAAGAGCTCACAGTCGGACTATTCCGTCCTGACCATCACCAACGCCAGCCACTTGGACACGGGCTATTATACGTGCCACAGAGCCGATAATGACAGCAATTCAGTCAGACAATACGTCTTCATTCAAG ACTGGAATGCGTTAGTCGCTGCCCCATTGAACAAATATTTGGAGTTTGGCAAAGAGGAAGCCATGATTGGTTGCAGACCAACTCATCCTTCCGTTCAAATGTCTCTCGAGCGAATAGCCGATGATGGAACTCCAGTCACA GTTTACTCGCCCGCTAAGGATAGCAATAAGGACATGGGCGATTGGTCCTACAATGTCTTTGAAGGATTCAAGTACACTAAAAGGATTTCGTGGGAGACGGAAGGCACCTACCTATGCGTCGGCCGTAAAAATTACCTGGAAGGCCCGTCCAGGCATCGATCGGCAGTTGTTACGCACGAATTGTATCTAAGGGTTCGAG GGATCGAGTTAACAATGTCATTTAGCGACGGCAACAAGGCCGGAACGATTGCGGAAGGAGATGCTGTCCAACTGACTTGCCGCAGTCAAGAATGGCAGCAGCAGGATCGAGACAATCTCCCCAATCTGACGTGGCATTGGACTCGGCGTGATGAGCAAAACGTCTCCGTCACTTTGGAATTAGGCAGCGGGCCCGGCCCGGACGGAGTGGGGAGGATTGCGGAGTCAACTAGACGGAATGGATACGGTCTAAGTCATTTGAGCTGGACTAATATTTCCAGCCAAGCAGCTGGCACTTACAAGTGCACTCACCAACAATCGGGTGTCTCGGCTTCCTACATTTTGGCCGTGTCAA CCGCCAGCGATGGACAACAACTGAAGAATGGTAACAGTCGGCTGCTCTGCGGTCTAGACTCTTTATTCACCGCCGAGGGCATGTGGTTTTTAACACACATCGTGGTCCTGTTGAAAATTTATTAG
- the LOC124336945 gene encoding uncharacterized protein LOC124336945 isoform X3 produces the protein MCTHLHLIQLTLVTSTSVSWLHTGKGAVGVELNPLKSVYVVGNPSQQLFVVPCFNYFPSQHFSMVDLALQKRKLPQIGSPDTLWESVDLSAKSYFNWSFADYRGIAIRHPKSGEYRCGAVTFNSTCPVPKWSLYSFFIVQESVEKEAVEDDKDQRPRIRPTSTPFLIFPSGSTFSLFCKTDALAAHQWNVNWRLPFAFHNDDYDTAQVKNLGQRVVATLAKANGKSSQSDYSVLTITNASHLDTGYYTCHRADNDSNSVRQYVFIQDWNALVAAPLNKYLEFGKEEAMIGCRPTHPSVQMSLERIADDGTPVTVYSPAKDSNKDMGDWSYNVFEGFKYTKRISWETEGTYLCVGRKNYLEGPSRHRSAVVTHELYLRVRGIELTMSFSDGNKAGTIAEGDAVQLTCRSQEWQQQDRDNLPNLTWHWTRRDEQNVSVTLELGSGPGPDGVGRIAESTRRNGYGLSHLSWTNISSQAAGTYKCTHQQSGVSASYILAVSTASDGQQLKNGNSRLLCGLDSLFTAEGMWFLTHIVVLLKIY, from the exons ATGTGTACACATCTTCATCTCAT ACAATTGACTCTCGTGACGTCAACCTCCGTGTCTTGGCTGCACACAGGGAAAGGAGCCGTCGGCGTCGAGCTGAATCCGTTGAAGAGCGTCTACGTCGTCGGCAACCCTTCGCAGCAGCTGTTTGTCGTGCCCTGCTTCAACTATTTCCCCAGCCAGCATTTCTCCATGGTGGATTTGGCTCTGCAGAAGAGAAAACTACCGCAAATCGGTTCGCCAGACACTTTATGGGAATCG GTTGATCTCTCGGCGAAAAGTTATTTCAACTGGTCGTTTGCCGACTACAGGGGCATCGCCATTCGTCATCCCAAGAGCGGCGAGTACAGGTGCGGGGCCGTCACGTTCAACAGCACGTGCCCCGTACCCAAATGGTCCCTCTACAGTTTTTTCATCGTCCAAG aatcgGTGGAGAAGGAAGCCGTTGAAGACGACAAGGACCAGCGGCCCCGCATTAGGCCGACTTCTACGCCGTTTCTCATCTTTCCGTCGGGCTCTACTTTTAGTTTGTTCTGTAAAACGGACGCTTTGGCCGCTCACCAGTGGAATGTCAATTGGCGGCTGCCGTTCGCCTTCCACAACGACGACTACGACACGGCCCAAGTCAAGAATCTTGGCCAGCGAGTCGTCGCCACGCTGGCCAAAGCCAACGGCAAGAGCTCACAGTCGGACTATTCCGTCCTGACCATCACCAACGCCAGCCACTTGGACACGGGCTATTATACGTGCCACAGAGCCGATAATGACAGCAATTCAGTCAGACAATACGTCTTCATTCAAG ACTGGAATGCGTTAGTCGCTGCCCCATTGAACAAATATTTGGAGTTTGGCAAAGAGGAAGCCATGATTGGTTGCAGACCAACTCATCCTTCCGTTCAAATGTCTCTCGAGCGAATAGCCGATGATGGAACTCCAGTCACA GTTTACTCGCCCGCTAAGGATAGCAATAAGGACATGGGCGATTGGTCCTACAATGTCTTTGAAGGATTCAAGTACACTAAAAGGATTTCGTGGGAGACGGAAGGCACCTACCTATGCGTCGGCCGTAAAAATTACCTGGAAGGCCCGTCCAGGCATCGATCGGCAGTTGTTACGCACGAATTGTATCTAAGGGTTCGAG GGATCGAGTTAACAATGTCATTTAGCGACGGCAACAAGGCCGGAACGATTGCGGAAGGAGATGCTGTCCAACTGACTTGCCGCAGTCAAGAATGGCAGCAGCAGGATCGAGACAATCTCCCCAATCTGACGTGGCATTGGACTCGGCGTGATGAGCAAAACGTCTCCGTCACTTTGGAATTAGGCAGCGGGCCCGGCCCGGACGGAGTGGGGAGGATTGCGGAGTCAACTAGACGGAATGGATACGGTCTAAGTCATTTGAGCTGGACTAATATTTCCAGCCAAGCAGCTGGCACTTACAAGTGCACTCACCAACAATCGGGTGTCTCGGCTTCCTACATTTTGGCCGTGTCAA CCGCCAGCGATGGACAACAACTGAAGAATGGTAACAGTCGGCTGCTCTGCGGTCTAGACTCTTTATTCACCGCCGAGGGCATGTGGTTTTTAACACACATCGTGGTCCTGTTGAAAATTTATTAG
- the LOC124336945 gene encoding uncharacterized protein LOC124336945 isoform X1, which yields MSTRQPSSPIVAQYLHIWTRRRTAFLLLLVLSTKWTDGGGITIRPSGPAAGFVEDTSFNLTCFSSRPGNVTWALPVHSSDELDNIQIKMPQDLQKRAHLTTLREGDVFVAVLSVVKAKRSDSGRYTCHPVGVDPVDLKAQSETFPCVHIFISWKGAVGVELNPLKSVYVVGNPSQQLFVVPCFNYFPSQHFSMVDLALQKRKLPQIGSPDTLWESVDLSAKSYFNWSFADYRGIAIRHPKSGEYRCGAVTFNSTCPVPKWSLYSFFIVQESVEKEAVEDDKDQRPRIRPTSTPFLIFPSGSTFSLFCKTDALAAHQWNVNWRLPFAFHNDDYDTAQVKNLGQRVVATLAKANGKSSQSDYSVLTITNASHLDTGYYTCHRADNDSNSVRQYVFIQDWNALVAAPLNKYLEFGKEEAMIGCRPTHPSVQMSLERIADDGTPVTVYSPAKDSNKDMGDWSYNVFEGFKYTKRISWETEGTYLCVGRKNYLEGPSRHRSAVVTHELYLRVRGIELTMSFSDGNKAGTIAEGDAVQLTCRSQEWQQQDRDNLPNLTWHWTRRDEQNVSVTLELGSGPGPDGVGRIAESTRRNGYGLSHLSWTNISSQAAGTYKCTHQQSGVSASYILAVSTASDGQQLKNGNSRLLCGLDSLFTAEGMWFLTHIVVLLKIY from the exons ATGTCCACCAGACAGCCGTCGTCGCCAATCGTCGCCCAGTACCTACACATCTGGACTCGAA GGAGGACAGCTTTTCTACTGCTCCTTGTCCTGTCCACGAAATGGACCGATGGTGGTGGCATCACCATCAGGCCGTCTGGCCCAGCGGCGGGCTTCGTCGAAGACACTTCGTTCAATCTGACGTGCTTTTCCAGCCGCCCAGGTAATGTCACCTGGGCTCTACCCGTTCATTCCAGCGACGAACTGGATAACATCCAGATCAAG ATGCCACAGGATTTACAGAAACGTGCCCATCTGACGACTTTACGCGAAGGAGATGTTTTTGTAGCCGTTCTGAGCGTCGTGAAAGCCAAGAGATCCGATTCGGGACGTTACACTTGTCACCCCGTTGGCGTCGATCCAGTCGACTTGAAGGCTCAATCTGAAACCTTTCCATGTGTACACATCTTCATCTCAT GGAAAGGAGCCGTCGGCGTCGAGCTGAATCCGTTGAAGAGCGTCTACGTCGTCGGCAACCCTTCGCAGCAGCTGTTTGTCGTGCCCTGCTTCAACTATTTCCCCAGCCAGCATTTCTCCATGGTGGATTTGGCTCTGCAGAAGAGAAAACTACCGCAAATCGGTTCGCCAGACACTTTATGGGAATCG GTTGATCTCTCGGCGAAAAGTTATTTCAACTGGTCGTTTGCCGACTACAGGGGCATCGCCATTCGTCATCCCAAGAGCGGCGAGTACAGGTGCGGGGCCGTCACGTTCAACAGCACGTGCCCCGTACCCAAATGGTCCCTCTACAGTTTTTTCATCGTCCAAG aatcgGTGGAGAAGGAAGCCGTTGAAGACGACAAGGACCAGCGGCCCCGCATTAGGCCGACTTCTACGCCGTTTCTCATCTTTCCGTCGGGCTCTACTTTTAGTTTGTTCTGTAAAACGGACGCTTTGGCCGCTCACCAGTGGAATGTCAATTGGCGGCTGCCGTTCGCCTTCCACAACGACGACTACGACACGGCCCAAGTCAAGAATCTTGGCCAGCGAGTCGTCGCCACGCTGGCCAAAGCCAACGGCAAGAGCTCACAGTCGGACTATTCCGTCCTGACCATCACCAACGCCAGCCACTTGGACACGGGCTATTATACGTGCCACAGAGCCGATAATGACAGCAATTCAGTCAGACAATACGTCTTCATTCAAG ACTGGAATGCGTTAGTCGCTGCCCCATTGAACAAATATTTGGAGTTTGGCAAAGAGGAAGCCATGATTGGTTGCAGACCAACTCATCCTTCCGTTCAAATGTCTCTCGAGCGAATAGCCGATGATGGAACTCCAGTCACA GTTTACTCGCCCGCTAAGGATAGCAATAAGGACATGGGCGATTGGTCCTACAATGTCTTTGAAGGATTCAAGTACACTAAAAGGATTTCGTGGGAGACGGAAGGCACCTACCTATGCGTCGGCCGTAAAAATTACCTGGAAGGCCCGTCCAGGCATCGATCGGCAGTTGTTACGCACGAATTGTATCTAAGGGTTCGAG GGATCGAGTTAACAATGTCATTTAGCGACGGCAACAAGGCCGGAACGATTGCGGAAGGAGATGCTGTCCAACTGACTTGCCGCAGTCAAGAATGGCAGCAGCAGGATCGAGACAATCTCCCCAATCTGACGTGGCATTGGACTCGGCGTGATGAGCAAAACGTCTCCGTCACTTTGGAATTAGGCAGCGGGCCCGGCCCGGACGGAGTGGGGAGGATTGCGGAGTCAACTAGACGGAATGGATACGGTCTAAGTCATTTGAGCTGGACTAATATTTCCAGCCAAGCAGCTGGCACTTACAAGTGCACTCACCAACAATCGGGTGTCTCGGCTTCCTACATTTTGGCCGTGTCAA CCGCCAGCGATGGACAACAACTGAAGAATGGTAACAGTCGGCTGCTCTGCGGTCTAGACTCTTTATTCACCGCCGAGGGCATGTGGTTTTTAACACACATCGTGGTCCTGTTGAAAATTTATTAG